CCCTCTCCAAACGCATTTGGAGAGGGAGGTTGTAATGAGTAAAAGCATTTATGTCAAGTGCAAAGAATTTTGGTGTCAGCACCGGCCGCCGGATCAAGAACGAGAAACTTGAAATGGCCAAGCAAATGCGGAGGGAGATGACCTATGCCGAGCGATGCTTCTGGAACGGGGTCAGGGGCCGCAAACTGCATGGCTTGAAATTTCGTCGCCAGCAGATCATTGACGGGTTTATAGCAGATTTCTATTGTAACGAGCTAAGGCTGATAGTTGAGATAGACGGCGGGGTTCACGAGACCCAGAAGGATTATGATAAACTCCGCGACAGGATAATCAGCCGGAATGATATTAAAGTTATCCGGTTTCCCAACGAG
Above is a genomic segment from bacterium containing:
- a CDS encoding DUF559 domain-containing protein, whose amino-acid sequence is MSSAKNFGVSTGRRIKNEKLEMAKQMRREMTYAERCFWNGVRGRKLHGLKFRRQQIIDGFIADFYCNELRLIVEIDGGVHETQKDYDKLRDRIISRNDIKVIRFPNELVVDQFDTVAKRIGELRPPSPGLPGEGQG